CGCCTGCTGGAGGAAGGGGTGGCCTCGGCCGAGGACATCGACACCGCCATGAAGCTCGGCTGCGGCATGCCGATGGGCCCCCTGGAATTCCAGGATTTCGCCGGCGCCGACATCGGCTACCACGTGGGGAACATTTTCTACGAGTACATGAAGGAAGCCCGCTTCGCTCCGCCGGGGCTGCTCCGCAACATGATCAAGGCCGGCTATCTGGGACGCAAGACGGGCAAGGGGTTTTACGACTACTCCGACGAATAAGCCTTTGCGCTTTTCGGCCAACAACCGACCGGGAAAGAGGTGAACCATGGCCTGGAATAAAGAAGAAGAGTTCAATCGCAGTGAAATGCGGGACCTTCAGCTCGCGCGCCTGCAGAAAACCGTCAATTACGTTTATGAGAAAAATCCATATTACAAAAAAAGCCTCGACTCGATCGGAGTTAAGCCGAGTCATATAAAGTCCCTGGAGGATATCCGGATACTTCCTTTCACCACAAAGCAGGACATCCGGGACAACTACCCCTTCAGCCTCTTCACCGCCTCCCAGGAGGATATCCTCGAGTACCATGCCACCTCAGGCACGACCGGAAAGCCGGTGGTGGTCGGCTACACACGGAACGATCTCGACAACTGGTCCGAAGTCGTGGGGCGGGCTTTTACCGGCGCCGGCATTTCCAAAAACGATGTGGTGCAGAACATCTACGGCTATGGCCTGTTCACCGGCGGACTGGGAGCCCATTACGGGGCCATCCGGGTCGGCGCGTCGGTCATCCCGATCTCCGGCGGCAACACCCAGAAGCAGATCATGCTGATGCAGGACTTCGGCAGCACCGCCCTGACTTCCACCCCCTCCTTCCTCATGCATATCTTCGAGGTCGGAGATCAGATGGGGGTGGACTTCAAGAAGCTCAAACTCCGCACAGGCGTGCTCGGCGCCGAGCCCTGGAGCGAATCGATGCGCCATTCGATCCAGGATAAGTTCGGCATCAAGGCCTGCGACATTTACGGTCTCTCCGAAATCATCGGACCGGGCGTCTCCTTCGAGTGCCGCGAGGCCCAGGACGGCCTGCATATCAACGAAGACTACTTCTACCCCGAGATCATCAACCCGGATACGGGCGAAGTGCTTCCCGAAGGAGAGATGGGGGAGCTGGTCTTTACCACCATTACCAACGAAGGCCAGCCGCTGCTGCGCTATCGCACCCGGGACATCACCCGGCTGACCCGCGAAA
The Desulfuromonas sp. TF DNA segment above includes these coding regions:
- a CDS encoding 3-hydroxyacyl-CoA dehydrogenase family protein — translated: RLLEEGVASAEDIDTAMKLGCGMPMGPLEFQDFAGADIGYHVGNIFYEYMKEARFAPPGLLRNMIKAGYLGRKTGKGFYDYSDE
- a CDS encoding phenylacetate--CoA ligase family protein, with protein sequence MAWNKEEEFNRSEMRDLQLARLQKTVNYVYEKNPYYKKSLDSIGVKPSHIKSLEDIRILPFTTKQDIRDNYPFSLFTASQEDILEYHATSGTTGKPVVVGYTRNDLDNWSEVVGRAFTGAGISKNDVVQNIYGYGLFTGGLGAHYGAIRVGASVIPISGGNTQKQIMLMQDFGSTALTSTPSFLMHIFEVGDQMGVDFKKLKLRTGVLGAEPWSESMRHSIQDKFGIKACDIYGLSEIIGPGVSFECREAQDGLHINEDYFYPEIINPDTGEVLPEGEMGELVFTTITNEGQPLLRYRTRDITRLTRETCACGRTLVKMQRVCGRSDDMLIIRGVNVFPSQIETIILKRQGVSPHYMIVVSRNGSMDELEIKVEVTEDFMAKAAADVLKGCEHELLDDVEAVRSKVNNLKRDIKDIVGVSVKITLVPPGTIPRSEGKAKRIDDRRPK